In Thermocrinis sp., the following proteins share a genomic window:
- a CDS encoding N-acetylmuramoyl-L-alanine amidase, translating to MFQKILIIFSLLICVSFGIQVIYREGNYPDKRRLVLEFERAVEYRVLLLANPKRIVVDVMEDVRLPTNVKARIGKHPWGTRFVFDTEYYEVKAFSLENPFRIVIDVYKNKLLDDDPLIAILDPVVVKVISYRETKNVGERLISERTKGAIITQRRVIVLDAGHGGRDPGAIGYNGIREKDINLAITLKLAQLLNKDGRFKVILTRKDDTFVPLDERAKIALRNRADLFVSIHANASPKGISEHAKGTMVFAISSEAAQKKKEAIVNNDNYAKLTIGVADVPINVKRVMADLALDVTLYESVQFGNMLSKNLRVQLGREVEFKGIQRAGFAVLKTPGIPSVLVEVGFITNPQEALLMADPQFQEKFAKAMYDAILDYFFPGAEKIMELQKTYGPEAELLQ from the coding sequence ATGTTCCAGAAGATTTTAATAATTTTTAGCCTGCTGATTTGTGTATCTTTTGGAATACAAGTAATCTACAGAGAAGGTAATTATCCAGATAAAAGGCGCTTGGTTTTGGAGTTTGAAAGGGCAGTAGAATATAGAGTATTGCTCTTGGCAAACCCCAAAAGGATTGTGGTAGATGTTATGGAAGACGTAAGACTACCAACAAATGTAAAAGCGCGGATCGGAAAACACCCCTGGGGCACACGATTTGTCTTTGACACAGAATATTATGAAGTAAAAGCCTTTTCTTTGGAAAATCCCTTTAGAATAGTCATAGACGTTTACAAAAACAAACTTCTGGATGATGATCCACTCATAGCCATACTTGATCCGGTTGTTGTTAAGGTTATTTCTTACAGAGAGACTAAAAACGTCGGAGAAAGGTTGATTTCTGAAAGGACCAAAGGGGCGATAATTACTCAAAGGAGAGTGATAGTTTTAGATGCAGGACACGGTGGACGCGATCCTGGTGCTATAGGATACAATGGCATAAGAGAAAAGGATATAAACCTGGCAATTACCTTAAAGCTTGCCCAGCTTTTAAACAAGGATGGAAGGTTTAAAGTTATACTAACCAGAAAAGACGATACCTTTGTTCCATTAGATGAAAGGGCAAAGATAGCTCTGCGCAACAGGGCAGACCTGTTTGTAAGCATACACGCTAATGCATCTCCAAAAGGAATTTCAGAGCATGCAAAAGGGACGATGGTCTTTGCCATATCTTCCGAAGCGGCACAGAAAAAAAAGGAGGCAATTGTTAACAATGATAACTACGCCAAACTTACTATAGGCGTTGCTGATGTTCCCATCAATGTTAAAAGAGTTATGGCAGATCTGGCTTTGGACGTAACACTTTACGAAAGTGTTCAGTTTGGAAATATGCTCTCAAAAAACCTTCGGGTACAGTTGGGTAGAGAGGTTGAATTTAAGGGCATTCAAAGGGCAGGCTTTGCAGTGCTTAAAACTCCGGGCATACCATCTGTATTGGTAGAAGTAGGTTTCATAACCAATCCACAAGAGGCCCTTTTGATGGCTGATCCACAGTTTCAAGAAAAATTCGCTAAAGCTATGTATGATGCGATCTTAGATTATTTCTTTCCAGGTGCTGAAAAGATTATGGAACTCCAAAAAACTTATGGACCTGAGGCAGAACTCTTACAGTAA
- a CDS encoding 7-carboxy-7-deazaguanine synthase QueE, with amino-acid sequence MLRSEARKTVYLNINEVYASIQGEGLLVGLPVIFVRFQGCNLRCPWCDQPSALPFLRDHSVPIDSLLAHLSEYPIKHIVLTGGEPLAQEGITFLVEELMSRGYSVQIETNGTLWQEGLEKFAERLHITCSPKWTANWFVHPKIIRYAKELKFVVDDVLSQDVLLKSEFRRFLEEGKVVLQPEGNKLVFFEKALNLQAALLKLGFTVRVLPQVHKFFGVP; translated from the coding sequence ATGCTACGAAGTGAAGCTAGAAAGACAGTATATTTAAACATAAACGAAGTTTATGCATCCATACAGGGCGAAGGGCTTCTGGTAGGTCTGCCTGTCATATTCGTCAGATTCCAAGGGTGCAACTTAAGGTGTCCCTGGTGCGATCAACCTTCAGCTTTACCTTTTTTGAGGGACCATTCGGTGCCAATAGACAGCCTTCTGGCTCACCTGTCTGAATATCCGATCAAACATATAGTGCTTACAGGTGGAGAGCCTTTAGCACAAGAGGGAATAACTTTCTTGGTGGAAGAGCTGATGTCAAGGGGATACTCCGTGCAGATAGAGACAAATGGGACTTTGTGGCAGGAAGGCTTGGAGAAATTTGCAGAACGTCTCCATATAACATGTTCCCCCAAATGGACAGCAAACTGGTTTGTCCATCCAAAGATAATTCGTTACGCCAAAGAGCTTAAGTTTGTGGTTGATGACGTGCTAAGTCAGGATGTGCTATTGAAGAGTGAATTTAGAAGATTCTTAGAGGAAGGGAAGGTCGTACTTCAACCAGAAGGAAACAAGTTGGTCTTTTTTGAAAAGGCTCTGAACCTGCAAGCAGCCCTACTAAAACTAGGCTTTACTGTAAGAGTTCTGCCTCAGGTCCATAAGTTTTTTGGAGTTCCATAA